From a region of the Aeoliella mucimassa genome:
- a CDS encoding M56 family metallopeptidase yields MNQLHGWQLAGETMLHFLWVGTVAGVLIFAMRLLLRGSAANVRYLTTLLAFAALALAPAMIAAWLWQQDDWQLSHGQPIESVVALTDAPVDALPAERLSEPAEMVAEWQTAEAFDPPAPESWGNATTQLPWEETQSAEFHPSEPAPSEPEVIDLKYNPIEVPYEEQMPPANAPRIERTAVVGSETPADWAASVPENAPQSTDWQPIASATAEPTSQPATGSTAQLAMASNPWAQAFTAATHYLPWLWVIGTPVMFVLLATGLVGGDRLRQRAEMLTVGPVREAADRLQAALKIGQRVSVAVSDRVVQPVLVGIVRPLVLLPTAAINGWSPEEVEMALLHELAHVRRCDNLVNLVQRFVEAALFFHPVVWMVSRALRHDREQCCDAIVVAHTGTPEAYADLLIHVARTAAGQRVPAAAVAMAKHPLARRVRRILQLEDDPMLVSKRTFSLVALTLASVVALALWQGLPLSVAEDTVSEPELPAEAAETSDPSQPTPDVSVATDEQPEALEDNQAVDLLMTPAAEALLQKIISFVAEGDAAKIAATEDGKFQVLPHRMSSARRASPKATISLGKAEIMLSRLVFHGDKDNPVATRDYALGADFDQRVKHDVTLSLEVLQKDPFGPQVDCDWSWQGDDVLRVTCPAAAHWLLSEYLGAEGKVVEEDASHSDVEGQIAEDNITSPKVVAELWFDHSAEHVIFPNSQVKAIWQATQVELAKSHRVLDQAMLTLLEPSKTNSDTPRVDERWLMENLVVEFNEAGSIGFQLTSSEHGEEALDQILHAVADSYFVQTENNQSVAATDSEATADEAPADNAPTPDPSFTGTSKTYHFTADTPFSKVAPVLAAHQQAGHQVKMTNAGNEMLVVVTKPENEVAEHAVDMATIEGTEHTEDTAKPLQADIDFTGVIKTYHFTADTPMSEIAPLIAAHERAGHQVKLTRSHGKASIVVTKPAISAPPAETKSPFLSMEDQRIADLAYNLFNVEVSSLSEEQLQVAKEKGFAGGVSIDTYNYVVTGRGRIVVLQQGDILVGLHVWTTASLDQLGEVLRRDDLAEFNPLKFFVLRKQVIEPADLPGGDGGFGRGFGGSREGSREGGIMGGMGMEEDAPFEVEKTAEPIVEWKLITGRLSYDDKAWREEQMRLKEKAEQEEQAADAVDAPTTFHDPSENTSANIDPNDEIVDPTPSGPKLLYDGRTFDDWRDQWKNELKTENRTEAIKALRAFGRAGKGKEATETILEVAEEYSFNTWYGGSGNASAQQQLVSSIVWSFVDQNDSNPISIDVAMPVILEWYRENPEQHIDLTRIVMCSTASKSPATLDLVASYIGGDDKRLQMEALQHLVNADHKLENERTLEAIRTHLKSDDDEVVINALRLLTYYAYMQMHGMNNWGQNLVRVEPLMVSCLFHPSLEVRQAARTSLNKGDEEQLKPIVKLIAEVIREPRTSHQWQGVELYTIKSEQQMPEIRLAAIRALAAMETRSAPVVDDLKPWLAADDQPSLQTASRAALCSAFGALGDLKMGTDVEPNKVPGTWGTNLLEGSGVLSDNEEWNNEKFELLRKELRVEASKLLHPSSRMGGGLGGGGFGGGIDMGGGGAF; encoded by the coding sequence ATGAATCAGCTACATGGGTGGCAACTCGCTGGCGAGACGATGCTGCACTTTCTGTGGGTCGGCACCGTTGCGGGCGTGTTGATTTTTGCGATGCGGTTGCTGCTGCGTGGTAGCGCGGCCAACGTGCGTTATCTGACGACGCTGCTGGCCTTCGCCGCCCTGGCGCTCGCGCCGGCGATGATCGCCGCCTGGCTGTGGCAACAAGACGATTGGCAACTCAGTCATGGGCAACCGATTGAGTCGGTCGTCGCGCTAACCGACGCACCGGTCGACGCGCTGCCAGCAGAGCGACTGTCAGAACCAGCGGAGATGGTCGCGGAGTGGCAGACTGCAGAGGCGTTCGATCCCCCCGCGCCCGAGTCGTGGGGCAACGCTACCACGCAACTGCCATGGGAAGAAACTCAATCGGCAGAGTTCCATCCGAGTGAACCTGCGCCAAGCGAGCCAGAGGTCATCGACCTCAAGTACAATCCGATCGAAGTGCCCTACGAGGAGCAAATGCCGCCGGCGAATGCTCCCCGGATCGAACGCACCGCGGTAGTCGGTAGCGAAACGCCCGCCGATTGGGCAGCGTCGGTTCCGGAAAACGCACCGCAATCGACCGATTGGCAACCGATTGCATCCGCGACTGCTGAACCGACATCGCAACCAGCCACTGGTTCGACAGCACAACTAGCCATGGCGTCGAACCCATGGGCGCAGGCGTTTACTGCCGCGACCCACTACCTGCCTTGGCTGTGGGTGATCGGCACGCCGGTCATGTTCGTGCTGCTGGCGACCGGCTTGGTCGGCGGCGACCGCTTGCGTCAACGTGCGGAGATGCTCACCGTGGGCCCGGTGCGCGAAGCGGCCGATCGGCTGCAAGCTGCGCTCAAAATCGGTCAACGGGTGTCGGTGGCCGTGAGCGATCGGGTGGTGCAGCCAGTGCTGGTCGGCATCGTGCGCCCGCTGGTGTTGCTACCGACCGCGGCGATTAACGGGTGGTCGCCCGAGGAAGTGGAAATGGCATTGCTGCACGAACTGGCCCACGTGCGTCGGTGCGATAATCTGGTGAACTTGGTACAGCGATTCGTCGAAGCGGCGTTGTTCTTCCACCCCGTCGTGTGGATGGTGAGCCGCGCATTGCGACACGATCGCGAGCAGTGCTGCGATGCCATCGTGGTGGCCCACACTGGCACGCCCGAGGCCTACGCCGACCTGCTGATTCACGTCGCCCGCACGGCTGCTGGCCAACGAGTTCCCGCGGCCGCAGTGGCCATGGCCAAACATCCCCTCGCACGTCGCGTGCGTCGCATTCTGCAATTGGAGGACGATCCGATGTTAGTCTCGAAGCGAACCTTCAGCCTGGTTGCCCTCACCCTGGCGAGCGTCGTCGCGCTGGCGTTGTGGCAAGGCTTGCCGTTGAGTGTGGCCGAAGACACGGTGAGTGAGCCGGAACTGCCTGCCGAGGCAGCGGAAACGAGTGATCCGTCGCAACCAACTCCGGATGTATCCGTCGCAACAGATGAGCAACCCGAGGCTCTTGAGGACAATCAAGCGGTTGACCTGTTAATGACTCCCGCTGCCGAGGCTTTGTTGCAGAAGATCATCAGCTTCGTTGCGGAGGGCGATGCAGCGAAGATCGCTGCGACAGAGGACGGAAAGTTCCAAGTGCTTCCCCATCGCATGTCGTCGGCTCGCCGCGCCTCTCCGAAAGCTACGATCTCGCTTGGCAAAGCCGAGATCATGCTGAGCCGTTTGGTGTTTCATGGGGACAAAGACAATCCGGTCGCTACTCGCGACTATGCGTTAGGAGCGGACTTCGATCAACGGGTTAAACATGACGTAACCCTGTCGCTCGAAGTATTGCAGAAGGATCCCTTCGGCCCGCAAGTCGATTGCGATTGGAGCTGGCAAGGCGACGACGTACTTCGAGTCACTTGCCCCGCAGCCGCGCACTGGTTGCTCTCCGAGTACCTAGGCGCGGAAGGCAAGGTAGTGGAGGAGGACGCAAGTCATTCCGATGTGGAGGGACAAATTGCCGAGGACAACATAACCTCCCCCAAGGTCGTCGCTGAGCTTTGGTTTGATCATTCTGCGGAACATGTGATCTTCCCCAATTCGCAGGTGAAAGCAATTTGGCAGGCGACACAGGTGGAACTCGCCAAGAGTCATCGTGTGCTCGATCAAGCCATGTTGACGTTGTTGGAGCCAAGTAAAACCAACAGCGATACGCCCCGTGTGGACGAGCGGTGGCTCATGGAGAACCTGGTTGTCGAATTCAACGAAGCGGGTAGCATCGGCTTCCAGCTCACCAGCAGCGAGCATGGCGAGGAAGCATTGGACCAGATTCTCCACGCGGTGGCCGACAGCTATTTCGTCCAGACCGAGAACAATCAGTCGGTTGCGGCAACCGATTCGGAAGCAACCGCCGACGAAGCACCAGCCGACAATGCACCGACGCCCGACCCGAGCTTCACGGGGACCAGTAAGACCTATCACTTCACCGCCGACACTCCGTTCAGCAAGGTGGCACCAGTGCTCGCTGCCCACCAGCAGGCGGGGCATCAGGTGAAGATGACCAACGCGGGCAACGAGATGCTAGTGGTGGTTACCAAGCCAGAGAACGAAGTCGCTGAACATGCGGTGGATATGGCCACCATCGAGGGCACGGAGCACACCGAGGACACCGCGAAGCCGCTGCAGGCCGACATCGACTTTACCGGTGTCATCAAAACTTACCATTTCACCGCCGACACCCCGATGAGCGAAATTGCTCCTCTGATTGCGGCCCACGAGCGGGCGGGGCACCAGGTAAAACTCACTCGCAGCCATGGCAAGGCGTCGATCGTGGTCACCAAGCCAGCGATTTCCGCCCCGCCGGCCGAAACCAAGTCGCCCTTCCTGTCGATGGAGGATCAACGGATTGCCGACTTGGCGTACAACCTGTTTAACGTCGAAGTCTCCTCACTTTCGGAAGAACAATTGCAAGTTGCCAAGGAGAAGGGGTTCGCAGGAGGTGTTTCGATCGACACCTACAATTACGTGGTAACTGGGCGGGGGCGGATTGTGGTGTTGCAGCAGGGCGATATCCTCGTCGGCCTGCACGTCTGGACGACAGCAAGCCTGGATCAGTTGGGAGAGGTGCTTCGCCGAGACGACTTGGCTGAGTTCAACCCGCTAAAGTTCTTTGTGCTGCGGAAGCAGGTGATCGAACCAGCCGACTTGCCCGGTGGGGATGGCGGTTTCGGTCGTGGTTTCGGTGGTAGTCGAGAAGGTAGTCGAGAAGGCGGGATCATGGGGGGGATGGGGATGGAAGAGGATGCTCCCTTCGAAGTCGAAAAAACTGCCGAACCTATCGTCGAGTGGAAGCTCATCACCGGGCGTCTCAGCTACGACGACAAGGCCTGGCGCGAGGAGCAAATGCGGCTCAAAGAGAAAGCCGAGCAGGAGGAACAAGCCGCCGACGCAGTAGACGCTCCGACGACCTTTCACGATCCCTCTGAGAATACGTCCGCTAACATCGACCCGAATGACGAGATCGTCGATCCAACTCCTTCTGGACCGAAGCTATTGTACGATGGACGCACTTTCGACGATTGGCGCGACCAGTGGAAGAACGAGCTGAAGACCGAGAATCGCACCGAGGCGATCAAAGCCCTGCGGGCGTTCGGCCGGGCGGGGAAAGGCAAGGAAGCGACCGAGACCATCCTCGAAGTGGCCGAGGAGTACTCGTTTAACACTTGGTATGGCGGATCCGGCAATGCCTCGGCTCAACAACAGCTAGTCAGCTCGATCGTCTGGTCGTTTGTCGATCAGAACGACTCGAATCCGATTTCCATCGATGTCGCGATGCCAGTGATTCTCGAGTGGTATCGTGAGAATCCCGAGCAACATATCGACCTGACGCGCATCGTGATGTGTTCGACCGCCTCGAAGAGTCCAGCGACGCTCGATTTGGTGGCTAGCTATATCGGCGGAGACGACAAGCGTTTACAGATGGAAGCTTTGCAGCACCTGGTAAACGCTGATCACAAATTGGAGAACGAGCGCACGCTCGAAGCGATCCGCACCCATCTGAAGAGCGATGACGACGAAGTGGTGATCAACGCTCTACGACTGCTAACGTATTACGCGTACATGCAAATGCATGGCATGAATAACTGGGGGCAGAATTTGGTGCGGGTCGAACCGCTGATGGTGTCTTGCTTGTTCCATCCAAGCCTCGAAGTCCGCCAGGCGGCTCGTACCTCGCTGAATAAAGGGGACGAAGAACAGCTAAAGCCAATTGTTAAGCTGATCGCCGAGGTGATACGCGAACCGCGCACGAGTCATCAATGGCAAGGCGTGGAACTCTATACCATCAAGTCGGAACAGCAGATGCCCGAGATTCGATTGGCAGCCATCCGGGCGCTGGCCGCGATGGAAACGAGATCCGCACCAGTAGTCGATGATCTCAAGCCATGGCTCGCAGCGGACGATCAGCCATCGCTACAAACAGCCAGCCGCGCGGCACTCTGCTCGGCCTTTGGAGCTCTAGGAGACCTGAAAATGGGGACCGACGTGGAGCCAAATAAAGTACCCGGAACTTGGGGAACGAACCTGCTTGAAGGTAGCGGAGTGCTTTCGGATAACGAAGAGTGGAACAACGAGAAGTTCGAATTGCTGCGGAAGGAGTTGAGAGTCGAAGCCAGTAAATTGCTTCATCCTAGTAGTAGGATGGGCGGCGGACTTGGTGGCGGCGGATTCGGTGGTGGTATCGACATGGGGGGCGGCGGAGCGTTCTAA
- a CDS encoding PIN domain-containing protein, with amino-acid sequence MNAVDTNVLIVCSTACLEAGVTTRYTEDIGAPRRIESLELVNPF; translated from the coding sequence ATGAACGCCGTTGATACAAATGTGCTGATTGTTTGCTCAACCGCCTGCTTGGAAGCGGGTGTCACGACACGCTACACGGAGGACATCGGTGCCCCGCGGCGCATTGAATCGCTGGAACTGGTGAATCCCTTTTGA
- a CDS encoding SixA phosphatase family protein — MYLYVARHAWAGHYGDPGDWGDDSLRPLTTEGIERYRQVLKRLRSADMSPTVIATSPYTRCLQTAELIAEVCGGDLVELEALALGAELDELVAWSNEQNVDHVCWVGHNPDVQHLTASLVGDGYGSIRFAKGSVAAVRFYGDIEPGQGELYWHATAKLLGV, encoded by the coding sequence ATGTATCTCTACGTTGCGCGGCACGCCTGGGCGGGGCATTATGGCGACCCTGGCGATTGGGGCGACGATAGCCTGCGACCGCTAACCACCGAGGGGATCGAGCGGTATCGTCAGGTGCTCAAGCGACTGCGGTCCGCGGACATGAGTCCCACGGTGATCGCGACCAGTCCTTACACGCGATGCCTGCAAACCGCAGAGCTGATAGCCGAAGTCTGCGGTGGCGATCTGGTGGAACTCGAAGCACTCGCGCTCGGTGCGGAACTCGATGAGTTAGTCGCCTGGTCGAACGAGCAGAATGTCGACCACGTTTGCTGGGTGGGACACAATCCGGACGTGCAGCACCTGACCGCTTCGCTGGTGGGCGACGGGTATGGCTCGATTCGGTTTGCCAAAGGCTCGGTTGCCGCGGTGCGGTTTTATGGCGACATCGAACCTGGCCAAGGGGAGCTTTACTGGCACGCGACCGCGAAGCTGCTGGGGGTGTAG
- a CDS encoding glycoside hydrolase family 95 protein has protein sequence MAMFRGRSLALVLFCLATCFATVAADAASPCVLWYEQPAEQWTQALPVGNGRLGAMCFGGVQQARIQLNEESVWAGPPVPENNPAMREALPAARDAWFRGDYAEADRLLGPAMAPRISPRSYQTLGDLHIELVGVTGEATNYRRQLDLDTAIATTTFTIDGVTYTREVFSSPVDEVIVVHMTASEPGKLNLKAWIDRPADYEISISAMEALHMQGQAQHGGKQLGVKYHAMLTAQNVEGTKQIVDGDDKHFTIEGATAVTLRLYAGTNYMASISSTAGNKAQAKYNPSAEAKSYDALRDAHIAAHQELFRRCTLDLGSNDNSSLPTDERLKRVKQGATDPALEALYFQYGRYLLICSSRPGCLPANLQGIWNDQIEAPWNADYHVNINMQMNYWPAEVTGLSELTEPFFTFTEQLVEPGRETAREMFGARGTTAGHTTDVWHWTANIGYLGYGMWPHGIGWNSTHFTEHYRFTGDKTFLRERAYPLLREVSAFYLDHAQADPETGKLMLGPDTSPENAFRGEDGKNHAISMGPSMSQEFAWEAFTATLEAAKVLGVEDDELLKEITSARRKLHLPQIGEDGRLMEWSRPFPEPEPGHRHISHLFAVHPGRQFNKRQSPEMLAAARKTIDYRLSHGGGHTGWSRAWIINFFARFGDGDLAHDNIQALLAKSTHPNLFDNHPPFQIDGNFGGTAGMAEMLLQSHIQRGGLEGPFEVELLPALPAAWPTGSVTGLRARGGFEVDIEWKEGKLAKATIKPLGGNHLWLVYGDKRVELELLDSETVQMDGELKIID, from the coding sequence ATGGCGATGTTCCGCGGTCGAAGTTTGGCGTTGGTTCTGTTTTGCTTGGCAACCTGTTTCGCAACCGTAGCGGCCGATGCGGCTTCGCCCTGCGTGCTGTGGTACGAGCAACCCGCCGAGCAGTGGACGCAAGCCTTACCCGTCGGTAACGGACGCTTGGGTGCCATGTGCTTCGGAGGAGTGCAGCAGGCTCGCATTCAGTTGAACGAAGAGTCGGTTTGGGCAGGTCCGCCGGTGCCGGAGAACAACCCCGCAATGCGCGAGGCGTTGCCAGCGGCTCGCGATGCCTGGTTCCGCGGCGACTACGCCGAGGCCGATCGCTTGCTAGGCCCCGCGATGGCCCCGCGCATCTCGCCTCGTAGTTACCAAACGCTTGGCGATTTGCACATCGAACTAGTCGGCGTCACGGGCGAGGCGACCAACTACCGCCGGCAGCTCGACCTCGACACGGCCATCGCCACCACCACCTTTACCATCGACGGCGTCACTTACACCCGCGAGGTCTTCTCGTCCCCCGTCGACGAGGTGATCGTCGTTCACATGACCGCCAGCGAGCCGGGTAAGCTGAACCTCAAGGCGTGGATTGATCGCCCCGCCGATTACGAGATTTCCATCAGCGCCATGGAAGCCCTGCACATGCAGGGGCAAGCTCAACATGGCGGCAAGCAACTGGGCGTCAAGTACCACGCCATGCTTACTGCTCAGAACGTGGAGGGCACGAAGCAAATCGTCGATGGCGACGACAAACACTTTACCATCGAAGGAGCCACCGCCGTCACGCTGCGCCTGTACGCGGGCACCAACTACATGGCCTCTATCAGCTCGACTGCCGGTAATAAGGCTCAGGCCAAGTACAATCCATCGGCCGAGGCAAAATCGTACGACGCCCTTCGCGACGCCCACATTGCCGCGCATCAAGAATTGTTCCGCCGCTGCACGCTCGACTTGGGGAGCAACGACAATAGTTCCCTTCCCACCGACGAGCGACTGAAGCGCGTGAAGCAGGGGGCAACCGATCCCGCGCTCGAAGCGTTGTACTTTCAGTACGGGCGGTATCTGCTGATTTGCTCGTCGCGTCCTGGTTGCTTGCCGGCCAACCTGCAAGGCATCTGGAACGATCAGATCGAAGCACCGTGGAACGCCGATTATCACGTGAACATCAACATGCAGATGAACTACTGGCCGGCCGAAGTCACTGGACTCTCCGAGCTGACCGAACCGTTCTTTACTTTTACCGAGCAGCTCGTTGAGCCCGGGCGCGAGACCGCCCGCGAGATGTTCGGCGCCCGTGGCACCACCGCTGGTCACACCACCGACGTTTGGCACTGGACCGCGAACATTGGCTACCTTGGTTACGGGATGTGGCCGCACGGCATTGGTTGGAACTCCACACACTTTACGGAGCATTACCGCTTTACCGGCGACAAGACGTTTTTGCGTGAGCGGGCCTACCCGCTGCTGCGCGAAGTCTCGGCGTTCTATCTCGACCACGCCCAGGCCGATCCCGAGACCGGCAAGCTGATGCTGGGCCCCGACACCTCGCCCGAGAATGCCTTCCGCGGCGAAGATGGCAAAAACCATGCGATCTCGATGGGACCTAGCATGAGCCAGGAGTTCGCCTGGGAAGCATTCACCGCCACGCTCGAAGCGGCCAAAGTGCTTGGCGTCGAAGACGATGAACTGCTCAAGGAAATCACCTCCGCCCGTCGTAAACTCCACTTACCACAGATCGGCGAAGATGGCCGATTGATGGAGTGGAGCCGACCGTTCCCTGAGCCCGAGCCGGGGCATCGCCACATCTCGCACCTGTTTGCCGTGCATCCAGGCCGGCAGTTCAACAAACGGCAATCGCCCGAGATGCTGGCCGCCGCGCGCAAGACGATCGACTACCGCTTGTCGCACGGCGGTGGGCACACCGGTTGGAGCCGGGCGTGGATAATTAACTTCTTCGCTCGCTTCGGCGACGGCGACCTCGCGCACGACAACATTCAAGCCTTGCTGGCCAAGAGCACCCATCCGAACCTGTTCGACAACCACCCGCCGTTCCAGATCGATGGCAACTTCGGCGGTACCGCCGGCATGGCCGAGATGCTGCTGCAGTCGCACATCCAACGCGGCGGCCTCGAGGGACCGTTTGAAGTCGAGCTACTTCCCGCGTTACCGGCAGCCTGGCCCACCGGCTCGGTCACCGGCCTCCGCGCCCGCGGAGGCTTCGAGGTCGACATCGAATGGAAAGAGGGCAAGCTCGCCAAGGCAACCATCAAACCACTTGGCGGCAACCACCTGTGGCTCGTCTACGGCGACAAACGCGTGGAGCTGGAACTCCTCGACAGCGAAACGGTCCAAATGGATGGCGAGCTGAAGATTATTGATTAA
- a CDS encoding alpha/beta hydrolase family esterase, whose product MPRLNKKRLPLLFAIATAIVALAIGIWYITHHDWHRRTIAVHGVSRRYLWYPPTTRSTELRPLVLAYHGFNGPAERLRRSAKLHDMVDSHGFYLAYIQGDPTWHFFERDELGGNPDVEMFDVLTDQLLADYAIDPDRIYVVGISRGGDFVVHLSLRRSTKVAAMVSQGACLLDEHPAERPVPMMFIVGTRDEEVRPVKVETYPDLYRERGHAVEVLRPEGVPHRWEAPLNEEVWQFLTQYSLNDPAAVPAEEVKVEEVESASDQ is encoded by the coding sequence ATGCCTCGACTAAACAAAAAGCGTTTGCCGCTTCTCTTCGCCATCGCGACTGCGATTGTCGCGCTGGCGATCGGCATTTGGTACATCACCCATCACGACTGGCACCGCCGCACCATCGCCGTGCATGGGGTGTCGCGACGCTACCTGTGGTATCCTCCGACGACCCGCTCGACCGAACTCCGCCCACTGGTACTGGCGTACCATGGTTTCAACGGCCCTGCTGAGCGACTCCGTCGTAGCGCGAAGCTGCACGACATGGTCGACTCACATGGTTTCTACCTGGCTTACATTCAGGGCGACCCGACCTGGCATTTTTTTGAGCGAGACGAGCTGGGAGGCAATCCTGACGTAGAGATGTTCGATGTGCTGACCGACCAGCTGCTGGCCGACTACGCGATCGATCCCGATCGTATCTACGTGGTCGGCATCTCGCGGGGGGGTGACTTCGTGGTGCATCTCTCACTCCGGCGTAGCACCAAGGTGGCCGCTATGGTATCGCAGGGGGCGTGCCTGCTCGACGAGCATCCAGCCGAGCGACCGGTGCCGATGATGTTTATCGTCGGCACCCGCGACGAGGAGGTCCGCCCCGTGAAGGTGGAGACCTACCCCGATCTCTATCGCGAGCGCGGGCACGCGGTCGAAGTGCTCCGCCCCGAAGGGGTTCCCCACCGGTGGGAAGCCCCGCTGAACGAAGAGGTCTGGCAGTTCCTCACCCAGTACTCGCTGAACGACCCCGCAGCGGTGCCAGCGGAGGAAGTTAAAGTGGAGGAAGTGGAGTCTGCCAGCGACCAGTGA
- a CDS encoding ecotin family protein — translation MLRHLGLPALSLTLLMFTACAMADDTPADEAPSTAESAKAEPAEAEKYVEKFPAPPEGMERYVILLPEKSRDEEGDFRVELIVGKNMMTDGVNRTWFGGEIRETNLEGWGFTYYEYPRWGRMAMTRMAPLPGTPQVEKFVTAPAKMIRYNSRVPVVVYVPEGGEVRYRIWSASETTEVAEQR, via the coding sequence ATGCTTCGCCATCTCGGTCTCCCCGCTCTTTCGCTCACTCTGTTGATGTTTACCGCGTGTGCGATGGCCGACGACACTCCGGCCGACGAGGCGCCGTCCACGGCGGAATCGGCCAAGGCGGAGCCGGCCGAAGCGGAAAAGTACGTGGAGAAGTTCCCCGCCCCGCCTGAGGGGATGGAGCGGTACGTGATCTTGTTGCCAGAGAAGTCGCGCGACGAAGAAGGGGATTTTCGCGTCGAGCTTATTGTCGGCAAGAACATGATGACCGACGGGGTGAACCGCACTTGGTTCGGCGGAGAGATCAGAGAGACCAACCTCGAGGGGTGGGGATTCACCTATTACGAGTACCCTCGATGGGGTCGCATGGCGATGACTCGCATGGCTCCGCTGCCTGGCACTCCACAAGTGGAGAAGTTTGTGACCGCGCCGGCCAAGATGATTCGTTACAATAGCCGAGTACCGGTGGTCGTGTATGTACCCGAGGGAGGGGAAGTACGCTACCGCATCTGGTCCGCCTCGGAAACTACCGAAGTGGCCGAGCAGCGATAA
- a CDS encoding NIPSNAP family protein, whose product MSAFLLLRVHHDEPCFASIDSQLLLAFAGMPKLQLPKQPSGVLELRTYHSHSESKARRKIEMFNDGEITVFQKSGFDTVLFGESLYGPGLPHLTYLLAADDMESNKANWNTFINHPEWKAMKDLPKYADTVTNIEKVYLAPTAFSEV is encoded by the coding sequence TTGTCCGCGTTCCTTCTTTTGCGAGTGCACCACGATGAGCCATGCTTCGCCAGCATCGACAGCCAGTTGCTGCTCGCGTTTGCTGGCATGCCGAAGCTGCAGCTCCCCAAGCAGCCATCCGGTGTGCTCGAACTGCGGACTTACCACAGCCATAGCGAGTCGAAAGCCCGGCGGAAGATCGAGATGTTCAACGACGGCGAGATTACCGTGTTCCAAAAGTCGGGCTTCGACACGGTGCTGTTCGGCGAGTCGCTCTACGGCCCAGGGCTGCCGCACCTGACGTACCTGCTGGCCGCCGACGACATGGAGTCGAACAAGGCAAACTGGAACACGTTTATCAACCACCCCGAGTGGAAGGCAATGAAAGACCTGCCGAAGTACGCAGACACGGTGACGAACATCGAAAAGGTCTACCTCGCACCGACCGCTTTTTCGGAAGTGTAG